The Chryseobacterium sp. 52 genome includes a region encoding these proteins:
- a CDS encoding phosphocholine-specific phospholipase C: MNRREFLEKSSLLMAGLGTSSVLHPAILKALAIEPAALSTFYDAEHVVILMQENRSFDHAFGALKGVRGFLDKRAFVKEDGHSVFFQKDDAGKYASPARLDLRNTKSTWMSSLPHSWSDQQKALNKGKYDQWLQFKASGNKDYKNIPLTLGYYNREDLPFYYQLADAFTIFDQYFCSSLTGTTPNRLFLWSGTLREQQNGKVKANVYNENIDYDKARQARWKSFPEILEEQNVSWKIYQNEISLPKGMSGEQEAWLSNFTDNPIEWFSKFNVKFSKGYHENIPKIIAYLKEEISKKPDQKKRFEDIIAELEEDKIKYSPENYSKLSQQEKNLHEKAFTTNSNDPDYWNLEIGKDENGEKLVVPKGDVLFQFRKDVEEKKLPLVSWLVAPEHFSDHPGSPWYGAWYISEVLNILTKDPETWKKTIFIINYDENDGYFDHVLPFAPPVNPSQPMDMNGKDGVEYVDKSQEYMSSLPLKDHERIEGTVGLGYRVPMIIASPWTKGGFVNSEISDHTSVLQFLEKFIQKKYKKDVKVENISDWRRAVCGDLTSAFNSSNAKAPQMNYIDQKDYAKTINAAKSKPVPDLKWYTESEISNSLLEIQERGSKPSNPLPYHFHVNLENGNIKMSNLKEAGVPLLIYDRTQFKSSNYHFSYALYSKQELSHAVHPGTYDYEVFGPNGFFRKFSGNNTPEIEIEFINNGSKNEAELIFKKKKGNASVILEDLYEKNKKTVSLHQPEEKIKIDLSKNKGWYDLKIIWDDHIWYFAGRVETGKTSISDPHWT, from the coding sequence ATGAACAGAAGAGAATTTTTAGAAAAATCAAGCCTTTTGATGGCAGGTTTGGGAACTTCAAGCGTTCTTCATCCGGCTATTTTAAAAGCACTGGCCATTGAGCCTGCAGCCCTGTCTACTTTTTATGATGCAGAACATGTTGTGATTCTGATGCAGGAAAACCGTTCTTTTGACCATGCTTTCGGAGCATTGAAAGGGGTAAGGGGCTTTCTGGACAAAAGGGCTTTTGTGAAGGAAGACGGCCATTCCGTTTTCTTTCAGAAAGATGATGCCGGAAAATATGCTTCCCCTGCCCGGTTAGATCTCAGAAATACAAAATCTACATGGATGAGCTCGTTGCCCCACTCGTGGTCGGACCAGCAAAAAGCTTTAAACAAAGGAAAATATGACCAGTGGCTACAGTTCAAGGCTTCAGGAAATAAAGATTATAAAAATATCCCGCTTACTTTAGGTTATTATAACCGGGAAGATCTTCCTTTTTATTATCAGTTGGCAGATGCGTTTACCATATTTGACCAATATTTCTGTTCTTCACTTACAGGAACTACTCCAAACAGGCTTTTCCTGTGGTCAGGAACTCTTAGAGAACAGCAGAATGGTAAGGTAAAAGCGAATGTCTACAATGAAAATATTGATTATGACAAAGCCAGACAGGCCCGCTGGAAAAGCTTTCCTGAAATTTTAGAGGAACAGAATGTTTCGTGGAAGATTTATCAGAACGAGATCAGTCTTCCCAAAGGAATGTCCGGTGAGCAGGAAGCATGGCTGAGCAATTTTACAGATAATCCTATTGAATGGTTCTCAAAATTCAATGTCAAATTTTCGAAAGGGTATCATGAGAATATTCCTAAGATCATCGCTTACCTGAAAGAAGAAATCAGCAAAAAACCGGATCAGAAGAAAAGGTTTGAAGACATAATTGCTGAACTTGAAGAAGATAAAATTAAATACAGTCCCGAAAATTACTCCAAACTCTCGCAGCAGGAAAAAAATCTTCACGAAAAAGCATTTACCACCAATTCAAATGATCCCGATTACTGGAATCTGGAGATCGGAAAGGACGAAAACGGAGAAAAACTTGTCGTTCCTAAAGGCGATGTGCTCTTCCAGTTCCGGAAAGATGTGGAAGAGAAAAAACTTCCTCTCGTCTCCTGGCTGGTTGCTCCTGAACATTTTTCTGATCATCCCGGATCGCCTTGGTATGGGGCATGGTATATTTCTGAGGTTTTAAATATTCTGACCAAAGATCCTGAAACCTGGAAAAAAACGATTTTTATTATCAATTATGATGAGAATGACGGATATTTTGACCACGTTCTTCCTTTCGCTCCACCGGTCAATCCGAGCCAGCCTATGGATATGAACGGTAAAGATGGGGTGGAATATGTGGACAAATCTCAGGAATACATGTCATCTCTTCCATTGAAAGATCATGAAAGAATAGAAGGAACCGTTGGTTTAGGCTATAGAGTTCCTATGATCATTGCATCACCTTGGACAAAAGGTGGCTTTGTAAATTCTGAAATTTCGGATCATACTTCTGTATTGCAGTTTCTGGAGAAATTTATTCAGAAAAAATATAAGAAGGATGTCAAAGTAGAAAATATAAGTGACTGGAGAAGGGCAGTCTGTGGAGATCTTACTTCGGCTTTCAATTCTTCCAATGCAAAGGCTCCGCAGATGAATTATATTGATCAGAAAGATTATGCTAAAACCATCAATGCAGCCAAAAGCAAACCTGTTCCCGATTTGAAATGGTATACTGAAAGTGAAATCAGTAATAGTCTTCTTGAAATTCAGGAAAGAGGAAGCAAGCCATCTAATCCGCTTCCCTATCATTTTCATGTCAATCTGGAAAACGGAAATATCAAAATGAGCAATTTAAAGGAAGCCGGGGTTCCTTTACTTATTTACGACAGAACACAATTTAAGAGCAGTAATTATCATTTTTCTTATGCCCTGTATTCAAAACAGGAATTATCTCATGCTGTACATCCGGGAACATATGATTATGAGGTTTTCGGACCTAATGGTTTCTTCCGTAAATTTAGTGGAAACAATACTCCTGAAATAGAAATAGAATTCATCAACAATGGCTCAAAAAATGAAGCAGAATTAATTTTTAAAAAGAAAAAAGGTAACGCGTCTGTCATTCTGGAAGATCTTTATGAAAAAAATAAAAAAACAGTTTCTTTACATCAGCCTGAAGAAAAAATAAAAATTGATCTCAGCAAAAATAAAGGCTGGTATGATTTAAAAATAATATGGGATGATCATATCTGGTATTTTGCAGGAAGAGTAGAAACCGGGAAAACTTCTATTTCGGATCCGCATTGGACATAG
- a CDS encoding SusD/RagB family nutrient-binding outer membrane lipoprotein yields MKNNINFIAKPKKGKTGQWLRSLGLKSAAFAGLMMLASCETDLDKINENPNDQASVDPKVLLTYVSRNAFQVNGDNMYASRMMIGTDGENTYQYMKWNDASFDVYTTGLLNAGKMMQEADKINNKNYNAIGKFYRAYYFFNLSLKFGSIPYTEAAKGESGITQPKYDTQETVMAGILSELKEANDLINTTDKIEGDIVYNGDATKWKKLINSFRLKILITMSKKTTLGSYNIATEFSSIAGSQSLMNSISDNGELKFADAADSRYTMFNNSGYGSSLYMADYFINLFKVRQDPRLFTFAAQTTAAKEAGKLITDFTGYNGGDPTSPYSDNAALITAKNISKVNDRFYKDPTNEPSSVLSYSELEFILAEASARGWISGSAKAHYDNAIKASFSFYQTYVKNPGSYFSGFDVNQYLATPLVVYSDADPVQARLEKIMTQKYMTMFHQSQWTSYYDYLRTGYPNYPLQTGVSAPFRFRYPQAEYNYNGTNLKAALAAQYGGNDNINSKPWWLQ; encoded by the coding sequence ATGAAAAACAATATCAATTTTATAGCGAAACCGAAAAAGGGTAAAACAGGTCAGTGGTTAAGAAGCTTAGGTCTAAAATCTGCTGCTTTTGCAGGATTAATGATGCTGGCTTCATGTGAAACCGACCTTGACAAAATTAACGAAAACCCTAATGACCAAGCCAGCGTAGATCCTAAGGTTCTTTTAACATATGTTTCCAGAAATGCTTTCCAGGTAAATGGCGACAATATGTATGCATCCAGAATGATGATCGGAACAGACGGTGAAAATACGTACCAGTACATGAAATGGAATGATGCTTCTTTCGATGTATACACAACAGGTCTTTTAAATGCAGGAAAAATGATGCAGGAGGCCGATAAGATCAACAATAAAAATTATAATGCAATCGGTAAATTCTACAGAGCTTATTATTTTTTTAATTTAAGCTTAAAATTTGGAAGCATTCCTTATACAGAGGCTGCAAAAGGTGAATCGGGAATTACCCAGCCGAAATATGACACTCAGGAAACGGTCATGGCCGGAATATTATCTGAACTGAAGGAAGCCAATGATCTGATCAACACCACCGACAAAATTGAAGGCGATATTGTCTATAACGGTGATGCCACCAAATGGAAAAAGCTGATCAATTCTTTCCGTCTGAAAATTCTAATCACCATGTCTAAAAAGACCACTCTGGGAAGTTATAATATTGCGACAGAATTTTCATCCATTGCAGGAAGCCAGTCTCTGATGAACTCTATTTCGGATAATGGAGAACTGAAATTTGCAGATGCGGCAGACAGCAGATATACGATGTTCAACAACAGTGGCTACGGATCCAGTTTGTACATGGCGGATTATTTCATCAATCTGTTTAAAGTGAGACAGGATCCCCGTCTGTTTACTTTTGCCGCACAGACTACAGCGGCAAAAGAAGCTGGAAAACTTATTACAGATTTTACAGGATATAACGGAGGAGATCCTACTTCTCCTTATTCTGACAATGCAGCTTTGATCACAGCGAAAAATATTTCTAAAGTGAATGACCGCTTTTATAAGGATCCTACCAATGAACCTTCTTCTGTATTAAGTTATTCGGAACTGGAATTTATTCTGGCTGAAGCGTCTGCCAGAGGATGGATATCCGGATCAGCAAAAGCGCATTATGATAATGCTATAAAAGCAAGTTTCAGTTTTTATCAGACCTATGTAAAAAATCCGGGATCGTATTTTTCAGGATTTGACGTGAATCAGTATTTAGCAACTCCATTAGTTGTATACAGTGATGCAGATCCGGTTCAGGCCCGTCTGGAAAAAATCATGACCCAGAAATACATGACGATGTTCCACCAGAGCCAATGGACCTCTTATTATGATTATCTGAGAACAGGGTATCCAAACTACCCCCTGCAGACCGGAGTTTCGGCACCATTCAGATTCAGATATCCACAAGCCGAATACAACTACAACGGCACGAATCTAAAAGCTGCGCTGGCTGCCCAATACGGAGGAAATGACAACATCAATTCTAAACCATGGTGGCTTCAGTAA
- a CDS encoding WxL protein host-binding domain-containing protein, translating to MMKRIFFLVFLMLQFCFLHAGIVVLNGLTHAYKVENGKVYKGKIAIENTGNKPQNVKLFLQDFTYQSDGSISYTSLHTNNRTNGDWIKLNTNLVTLKGKEKTEVYYEITVPNQPANPGSYWSVVIVEPVEDIKPSDDKVGVNITSIVRYAIQIITDFETEKANPNLKFESVKIEKEDGKQMAKIAIVNNGNLYCKPTATIEIYNRKTGERLGSYTSIAMGLLPQTSKSFHIDISKVPAAQYSAVIIATDEDENAFALNVELEVKND from the coding sequence ATGATGAAGCGTATTTTCTTTTTGGTGTTTTTAATGTTGCAGTTTTGCTTTCTACATGCCGGTATTGTCGTACTCAACGGTCTTACTCACGCTTATAAAGTAGAAAACGGAAAAGTTTATAAAGGAAAAATTGCTATTGAAAATACAGGAAACAAACCTCAAAACGTAAAATTATTTTTGCAGGATTTCACCTATCAGTCAGACGGTTCAATAAGTTATACTTCACTTCATACTAATAACAGAACCAATGGCGACTGGATCAAGCTAAATACGAACCTGGTCACATTAAAAGGAAAGGAAAAAACTGAGGTGTATTATGAAATTACAGTTCCCAATCAACCTGCAAATCCAGGAAGCTACTGGAGTGTTGTTATAGTTGAGCCTGTAGAAGATATAAAACCAAGCGACGATAAAGTGGGAGTAAACATCACATCCATTGTACGCTATGCTATTCAGATCATTACTGATTTTGAAACAGAAAAGGCAAACCCCAATCTTAAATTTGAAAGTGTAAAAATAGAGAAAGAAGATGGAAAACAGATGGCAAAAATTGCGATAGTCAACAACGGCAATCTGTACTGTAAACCAACAGCAACTATTGAAATCTATAACCGGAAAACCGGAGAACGTCTCGGAAGCTACACGAGTATTGCCATGGGATTATTACCACAGACCTCCAAATCATTTCACATTGATATCAGCAAAGTTCCGGCAGCCCAGTACAGTGCTGTCATTATCGCTACGGATGAAGATGAAAATGCCTTTGCGCTCAATGTGGAATTAGAAGTAAAGAATGATTAA
- a CDS encoding SusC/RagA family TonB-linked outer membrane protein has product MKKTLATFTVFLLPLYLTAQEINISGNVKSENGSSVSGVNITDKSTGKTAVTDESGNFTISANPKDILEFYAPDFSIYTVEVSSKRQYSVVLKKANEKQIEGVVITALGIAKKKEKIGYATQEVGTKQFETITTPSIGNLFSGQVAGLNISNPTGMQQAPEFTLRGNSNLVFVIDGVIVEREVFQNLDPNNIENINVLKGATASALYGSRGRYGAVLITTKSAKKNGFSVEFSQNTMVTTGFTNLPKTQTEYGNGSHGKYEFWDGADGGVNDGDMIWGPKFVPGLKVAQWNSPIRDKLTGQVVPWYGAVTGTQYNDKSRYERVPIDWTYHDNLNTFLKPAVINNNSFAVSYKNNKDIYRLSGNFMNYDDRVPDSYLQRYGVNFSSENHLGEKLIFDTKFNFNQTFTPNIPNYDYNPSGHMYTILIWMGADVDGRDLKSHMWIPGREGVAQANWNYAWYNNPWFGAEKYKNKNRTNIINAQTGLEYKATEDFSVKGKVSVVENHNKQEILSPYSYFNYSAPRSGGYLLNDSKTWNLNSDILATYKKKISDNFDFTINAGGSTFYYKNDIDNASTDGLKIPELYALENSTGAVKYYDYLKEKLIYSAYSTIDIGLYNAFFINVSGRNDWSSTLPKANRSYFYPSASVSAVISNLVKMPEAVNMLKLSASWAKVAYDFQPYATRNYYFNNKGATYNGNPMFNYPTILNIENSLKPEQTKSYELGVSAGLFKNRLTLDVTYFRTLDYNNILEFPTAPSSGFTSQYVNGNEYTTKGLEISVGLVPVKTANFTWRSLINWSTYEQKLTSIYDNMSNYNNIKPGERMDTYYDYTWKKSPDGKVILDAKTGMPTRADAPSNLGHFNPDWTFGFNNTFKYKKFTLNIGIDGSIGGVMRSQVVEKMWWGGKHPNSTAYRDLEYANPGTYYFVPDGVNYNAASGTYSPHTKPISFQDWAQNYPYQARVTEDESELFANVFDRTFIKLRSVVLEYDFSYLLNPKGMIKNFTVNLSGYNLAMWKKSKNLYSDPDFKIGIGNDNKDRTKIGSGNDIQDPSSRWIGVGFNLKF; this is encoded by the coding sequence ATGAAGAAGACTTTAGCTACTTTTACTGTTTTTTTACTCCCCCTTTATCTTACTGCACAAGAAATCAACATTTCCGGAAATGTAAAATCCGAAAACGGCTCCAGTGTCTCCGGAGTTAATATTACCGACAAAAGCACCGGAAAAACTGCGGTGACCGATGAAAGCGGTAATTTTACAATCTCTGCCAACCCAAAAGACATCCTTGAATTTTATGCTCCTGATTTTTCAATATATACTGTAGAAGTTTCTTCTAAAAGACAGTATTCTGTTGTTTTGAAAAAAGCTAATGAAAAACAGATTGAAGGGGTCGTGATTACGGCTTTGGGTATCGCCAAAAAGAAAGAAAAAATTGGTTATGCAACTCAGGAAGTTGGGACCAAACAGTTTGAAACCATAACCACTCCCAGTATAGGAAACCTATTCTCCGGACAGGTTGCCGGGCTTAATATTTCCAACCCTACAGGAATGCAGCAGGCTCCGGAATTCACCCTGAGAGGGAACTCTAATCTGGTTTTCGTCATTGATGGTGTAATCGTAGAGAGAGAAGTCTTTCAGAATCTTGATCCTAACAACATTGAAAACATCAACGTATTGAAAGGAGCAACGGCTTCTGCTTTATACGGTTCAAGAGGAAGATACGGAGCTGTTCTGATCACCACTAAAAGTGCTAAAAAAAATGGCTTTTCTGTGGAGTTTTCACAAAACACGATGGTAACAACCGGATTTACCAATCTTCCGAAAACCCAAACTGAATACGGAAACGGATCGCACGGAAAGTATGAATTCTGGGATGGAGCTGATGGTGGAGTAAATGACGGAGATATGATCTGGGGACCGAAATTTGTTCCGGGGCTGAAAGTTGCCCAGTGGAACAGCCCGATAAGAGACAAGCTGACCGGACAGGTTGTACCCTGGTATGGGGCAGTAACCGGAACTCAGTATAATGACAAATCAAGATACGAAAGAGTTCCCATCGACTGGACCTATCATGATAACTTAAATACATTCTTAAAGCCTGCCGTGATCAACAATAACAGTTTCGCAGTAAGCTATAAAAACAATAAAGATATTTACAGACTCTCCGGGAATTTTATGAATTATGACGACAGAGTTCCTGATTCTTACCTGCAGCGGTATGGCGTTAATTTTTCTTCTGAAAACCATCTTGGAGAAAAACTAATCTTTGATACCAAGTTCAATTTTAATCAGACTTTCACGCCTAATATCCCCAACTACGACTATAATCCGAGCGGACATATGTACACCATCCTAATCTGGATGGGAGCAGATGTAGATGGCAGAGATCTGAAAAGTCATATGTGGATACCGGGAAGAGAAGGGGTTGCACAGGCCAACTGGAATTATGCATGGTACAATAACCCGTGGTTCGGTGCCGAGAAATATAAAAATAAAAACAGAACCAATATAATCAATGCACAGACCGGTCTTGAATATAAGGCGACGGAAGATTTCTCAGTAAAAGGGAAGGTATCCGTTGTGGAAAACCATAATAAACAGGAAATATTAAGTCCTTATTCTTATTTTAACTACAGTGCTCCGAGAAGTGGTGGCTACCTTCTGAATGATTCCAAAACATGGAACCTGAATTCTGATATATTAGCAACGTATAAGAAAAAAATATCTGATAATTTTGATTTCACAATCAATGCCGGAGGTTCTACATTCTATTATAAGAACGATATAGACAACGCTTCTACAGACGGCCTTAAAATTCCTGAATTATATGCTCTGGAAAATTCCACCGGTGCTGTAAAATATTATGATTATCTTAAAGAAAAGCTGATCTACAGTGCTTATTCAACCATAGATATCGGATTATACAATGCGTTTTTCATCAACGTTTCAGGACGTAATGACTGGTCTTCCACGCTTCCAAAAGCCAACAGATCTTACTTCTACCCTTCTGCTTCAGTAAGTGCGGTTATTTCTAACCTTGTTAAAATGCCTGAAGCAGTAAATATGTTAAAGCTTTCAGCATCATGGGCCAAGGTAGCTTATGACTTCCAGCCTTATGCAACCAGAAATTATTATTTTAACAATAAAGGAGCTACTTACAACGGAAACCCAATGTTCAATTATCCTACGATACTGAATATTGAAAATTCCCTGAAACCGGAACAGACCAAGTCTTATGAACTGGGAGTAAGCGCAGGCTTATTCAAAAACAGACTTACGTTGGATGTTACTTATTTCAGAACACTGGATTATAACAATATCCTGGAATTCCCGACTGCACCATCTTCAGGTTTTACTTCGCAATATGTGAACGGTAACGAGTACACAACGAAAGGTCTCGAAATCTCTGTAGGACTGGTTCCTGTAAAAACAGCCAATTTCACGTGGAGATCCCTGATCAACTGGAGTACTTACGAGCAGAAGCTGACTTCGATCTATGATAATATGTCGAACTACAACAATATCAAGCCCGGTGAAAGGATGGATACCTACTATGATTATACCTGGAAAAAATCTCCGGACGGAAAAGTAATTCTGGATGCTAAAACGGGGATGCCTACAAGAGCAGATGCTCCAAGTAATTTGGGCCACTTTAATCCGGACTGGACTTTCGGTTTCAATAACACTTTTAAATACAAAAAGTTCACGTTAAATATCGGAATCGATGGAAGTATTGGCGGAGTAATGAGATCCCAGGTCGTAGAAAAAATGTGGTGGGGCGGAAAACATCCGAATTCCACAGCCTACAGAGATCTTGAATATGCAAATCCCGGAACGTATTATTTTGTACCGGACGGCGTCAACTACAATGCTGCTTCAGGAACATATTCTCCGCATACTAAACCCATCAGTTTCCAGGACTGGGCCCAGAATTATCCTTATCAGGCAAGGGTAACAGAAGACGAAAGTGAATTGTTTGCGAATGTTTTCGACAGAACTTTTATCAAACTGAGATCTGTAGTGCTGGAATATGATTTCTCTTATCTCCTTAATCCGAAAGGAATGATCAAAAACTTTACGGTGAATCTTTCAGGGTACAATCTCGCCATGTGGAAAAAATCTAAAAACCTGTACTCAGATCCGGATTTTAAGATAGGAATAGGAAATGATAATAAAGACCGAACTAAAATCGGATCAGGAAATGATATCCAGGATCCTTCCAGCAGGTGGATTGGTGTAGGGTTTAATCTTAAATTTTAA
- a CDS encoding patatin-like phospholipase family protein, with the protein MIRNIIVSLLIFSTSILSAQDSIKANPPVITEDTKFGLALSGGGAKGFAHLGIIKMIDSLGIRIDYITGTSMGGILGGLYAMGYTGDELKKTIYKTNWKRVLSNKIPYNKVNISEKDEYNKYILEFPVVKGFPTLPGSFIEGQYMSEVLNTLTFPSKHINDFSKLPIPVELTSSDIVNGGLVMQKKGSLPMAIRATLAIPAAFAPVYIDGKLLVDGGLDRNFPVQEVKDMGADYIIGGYTGFRLFTKQEIENPMKMIYQTHAFHSVQDFNLQKKMSDIMVDFVGPLNDFTTKDFKDYKEIIRIGEQEAKKHLPEFVALANEQRKLGIIYDHRLIEEVKKPTIKFTYSEDNGTPLTNSSEIESIRNLMGLEEGVYYDAKTVNESVDKVFGLRQYEKVYYTYTDSEEGLIMNIFIKRVKAGAFKLALHYDNEQSVGIIVNYTYRNFPSKIRALATLDISERFKGRLQFQKFLDNKYRWWISAEANMSHLKSNDLILRLANEFQENNTFVTPPSYIYRSITANTAVNYTLHPNAMVSFGVEYSTERINRVLDKIDQSTAYIYDKKVYQHDNFDLFFKFNQNNLNRKYYPTSGNNLQITAKYYFGNRYNLYDLNNIQPQLYDYLNPGTFYYMVPKDLTSLAINENYVFPIIKNLSVKGNVFLGTHFSSKNTNEEETPYLFLNQKYNIGGSEYNFGGTTPEFNGFRQKEGPINSLAKAGLDLQYRFYKNLYLTPSFHYGKGSDELSPFKYGQDIYGYGANLGYESVLGPININVSKNNVINFWRVYFSIGFKF; encoded by the coding sequence ATGATAAGAAATATTATTGTGAGTCTGCTTATTTTTTCTACATCTATTTTATCTGCTCAGGACTCTATAAAAGCAAATCCCCCGGTTATTACCGAAGACACAAAATTCGGTCTTGCTCTGAGTGGAGGAGGTGCCAAAGGGTTTGCCCATTTAGGAATTATTAAAATGATTGATTCGTTGGGAATAAGAATCGATTATATTACAGGAACCAGTATGGGCGGGATTCTGGGCGGGCTTTATGCAATGGGTTACACCGGAGACGAGTTGAAGAAAACAATATACAAGACTAACTGGAAGAGAGTTTTAAGTAATAAAATTCCTTATAACAAAGTCAATATCAGTGAAAAAGATGAGTACAATAAGTATATTCTGGAGTTTCCTGTCGTAAAAGGCTTTCCCACGTTGCCCGGTTCTTTTATTGAAGGACAATACATGTCAGAAGTTCTTAATACACTTACTTTTCCTTCAAAGCATATCAATGACTTCAGTAAGCTTCCTATTCCTGTAGAACTTACATCTTCCGACATTGTGAACGGGGGACTTGTTATGCAGAAAAAAGGATCGCTTCCTATGGCAATACGGGCCACTCTGGCTATTCCTGCAGCTTTTGCTCCGGTATATATCGATGGAAAACTGCTGGTGGACGGTGGACTTGACCGTAATTTTCCGGTACAGGAAGTTAAGGATATGGGCGCTGATTATATTATTGGCGGGTATACAGGATTCAGACTCTTTACAAAACAGGAGATCGAAAACCCCATGAAAATGATCTACCAGACTCATGCTTTTCATTCCGTTCAGGACTTTAATCTCCAAAAGAAAATGTCAGATATCATGGTTGATTTTGTTGGGCCACTCAATGATTTTACGACAAAAGACTTTAAAGACTATAAAGAAATTATTAGAATAGGAGAGCAGGAAGCTAAAAAGCATCTTCCGGAATTTGTTGCCTTAGCCAATGAACAGCGTAAACTGGGAATTATTTATGATCACCGGTTAATTGAAGAAGTAAAGAAGCCCACTATAAAATTTACGTATAGTGAAGACAATGGAACTCCGCTCACCAATTCCTCAGAAATTGAAAGCATCAGGAATTTAATGGGGCTGGAAGAAGGGGTATATTATGATGCAAAAACAGTAAATGAATCTGTTGACAAAGTTTTTGGTTTGAGACAGTATGAAAAAGTATACTATACCTACACTGATTCTGAGGAAGGCCTGATCATGAATATTTTTATAAAAAGAGTAAAGGCAGGAGCTTTTAAACTTGCATTGCATTATGACAATGAGCAGTCTGTTGGTATTATCGTTAACTATACGTACAGAAATTTTCCTTCTAAAATCCGGGCTCTGGCTACTTTAGATATTTCAGAACGGTTCAAAGGGCGTTTACAGTTTCAGAAATTTTTGGATAATAAATACCGCTGGTGGATCAGTGCTGAGGCGAATATGTCCCATTTGAAAAGCAATGATCTGATTCTGCGGTTGGCTAACGAATTTCAGGAAAACAATACTTTTGTAACCCCACCCAGCTATATATACAGAAGTATCACTGCAAATACAGCAGTTAATTATACCCTGCATCCTAATGCAATGGTTTCATTCGGGGTGGAATACAGCACAGAAAGAATCAATCGTGTTTTGGATAAAATAGACCAGTCTACAGCCTATATTTATGATAAAAAAGTATACCAGCATGACAATTTTGATCTTTTCTTTAAATTCAATCAGAATAATCTGAACAGAAAATACTATCCAACCTCGGGAAACAACCTTCAGATTACCGCAAAGTATTATTTTGGAAACAGATATAATTTATACGATCTGAATAATATCCAGCCTCAGTTATATGATTATCTGAATCCTGGAACTTTTTATTATATGGTTCCGAAAGATTTAACAAGCTTAGCCATTAACGAAAACTATGTATTTCCTATTATTAAGAATCTTTCAGTAAAAGGAAATGTCTTCTTAGGAACTCACTTTTCTTCTAAAAATACGAATGAAGAGGAAACCCCTTATCTATTTTTAAACCAGAAATACAATATTGGAGGAAGCGAATATAATTTTGGAGGAACTACTCCGGAATTCAATGGTTTCAGACAAAAGGAAGGACCGATAAATTCTTTGGCTAAAGCAGGCTTGGATCTTCAGTACAGATTTTATAAAAACCTTTACCTGACTCCTTCCTTTCATTATGGAAAAGGAAGTGACGAACTTTCTCCATTCAAATATGGGCAGGATATCTACGGGTATGGCGCTAATCTGGGCTATGAATCTGTCTTAGGACCAATCAATATTAATGTGTCTAAAAATAATGTGATTAACTTTTGGAGAGTGTATTTTAGTATAGGATTTAAATTCTAA